A region of Salvelinus alpinus chromosome 6, SLU_Salpinus.1, whole genome shotgun sequence DNA encodes the following proteins:
- the kbtbd13b gene encoding kelch repeat and BTB domain-containing protein 13 has product MSNNEAMEWNSCDNAVRERHLPYRVPGHDLGIAKLKLVVEGSVFTEERDFLVKSCEYFQALYRSGMKECRQEEIHLKGLCARGFLITLVVLRGKRPILDADEIVEAIECAAFLQVEPLAKHLTDLIDSDNCLLMYHTAATFGLMTLYHAAALFIRNMYHDLEVEVRKSLPTELVAYVESLVPSAFVAVGAHSTCGVDETIHAGNRTLCYLDDDGKNWKVLTDLPLEASTSMAGLTVLDNKLYVVGGIQVQGARKYAVDSCFCYSVEVDQWTMIASPKQLRYNFSLVGLDGCLYAIGGEYERTIMSSVETYEVATGRWSFVAHLPRPVTGAACTKGMGRIFVCLWKPMETTEIYEYLPRIDQWLLVSTLIRHQSYGHAMVAHRDNLYVMRNGPQDDFLRCMMDCYNLTTGQWTAMPGHFSNSKGSLFTAVVRGDSAYTLNRTMTLEYAIEGKTWKPRNQMKGFPRSGSLWTFFLRLPKGRRGSILNGIPDGYGQC; this is encoded by the coding sequence ATGTCTAACAATGAGGCTATGGAATGGAACAGCTGTGATAATGCAGTGCGCGAAAGGCATTTGCCATACCGGGTCCCAGGACATGATTTAGGGATAGCCAAGTTAAAGTTAGTAGTGGAGGGTTCCGTTTTTACAGAAGAGAGAGATTTCCTGGTAAAGAGCTGCGAGTATTTCCAAGCTCTCTACCGTTCGGGGATGAAAGAATGCCGGCAGGAGGAAATCCACTTGAAGGGTCTGTGTGCTCGAGGATTCTTGATCACACTGGTGGTTTTACGAGGCAAGAGACCTATCCTGGATGCTGACGAAATCGTGGAGGCCATAGAATGCGCTGCCTTCCTGCAGGTGGAGCCTCTTGCCAAACATCTCACGGACCTGATCGACTCTGATAACTGTTTGCTAATGTATCACACCGCAGCAACCTTTGGCCTAATGACCCTCTACCATGCTGCTGCACTGTTTATCCGGAACATGTACCATGACTTAGAGGTCGAAGTCAGGAAAAGCTTACCAACAGAACTTGTTGCATATGTAGAGTCACTGGTTCCTAGCGCGTTTGTAGCAGTTGGAGCCCACTCGACTTGTGGTGTGGATGAAACCATCCACGCTGGCAACAGGACTTTGTGTTACCTGGACGATGATGGGAAAAACTGGAAGGTCCTCACAGACCTACCCCTAGAGGCCAGTACCTCTATGGCCGGACTGACCGTTCTGGACAACAAGCTGTATGTTGTGGGAGGGATACAGGTGCAGGGTGCCCGCAAATATGCTGTGGACTCCTGCTTCTGCTACAGTGTGGAGGTTGACCAGTGGACCATGATAGCCAGTCCAAAACAGTTGCGGTACAACTTCTCTCTTGTGGGACTGGATGGATGTCTTTATGCCATTGGGGGCGAGTACGAGCGAACAATCATGTCATCAGTGGAAACTTACGAAGTTGCGACTGGAAGGTGGTCATTTGTGGCTCATTTGCCTCGACCAGTCACCGGAGCAGCGTGCACCAAGGGCATGGGCCGGATATTTGTGTGCTTGTGGAAGCCCATGGAGACCACCGAAATCTATGAATACCTGCCCAGGATAGACCAGTGGTTGCTTGTCAGCACTCTGATAAGGCATCAGAGCTACGGCCACGCCATGGTGGCTCACCGGGATAACCTGTATGTCATGCGTAACGGGCCACAAGATGACTTCCTGAGATGCATGATGGACTGCTACAACCTCACCACAGGCCAGTGGACAGCCATGCCAGGGCACTTTTCCAATAGCAAAGGCTCCCTGTTCACAGCCGTGGTGAGAGGCGACTCGGCTTACACGCTGAACCGAACCATGACTTTGGAGTACGCTATTGAGGGGAAAACGTGGAAGCCCAGGAACCAGATGAAGGGTTTCCCAAGAAGTGGCTCCTTGTGGACATTTTTTCTTAGGCTGCCCAAGGGACGCAGAGGGTCCATATTGAATGGCATCCCAGATGGATATGGACAATGTTGA